Proteins encoded in a region of the Elaeis guineensis isolate ETL-2024a chromosome 7, EG11, whole genome shotgun sequence genome:
- the LOC105048270 gene encoding BURP domain-containing protein 6: MCTSFSTYLLSFSVQLLVSSSMAHFLVFLSFFLLAVEACHAALPADLYWNSVLPNTPMPSAIHDMTRPGVFGGEKGDKSDVRLGWRRADTVWGKAVTKGQIQDPSVTNFFLEKDLHPGAKMTLHFIRTITGATLLPRQVADSIPFSSAKLPEILSRLSITPNSIEAKAMKMTLQDCEEPAIDGETKYCATSVEAMVDFSTSSLGTRDVQALSTAVDREGTPKQVYSISKVQKQPSSKVVFCHGENYAYAVFYCHTIRAETYKVSMVGKDGTKVEAVAACHTDTSGFNPEHVAFKVLNVKPGTVPICHSLPQSDIVWTPKK, encoded by the exons ATGTGCACCAGCTTCTCTACCTACCTTCTCAGCTTTAGTGTTCAACTCTTGGTTTCCTCATCCATGGCTCATTTCCTAGTTTTTCTTTCGTTCTTTTTG CTTGCAGTTGAAGCATGTCATGCTGCTTTGCCTGCAGATCTCTACTGGAACTCAGTCTTGCCCAACACTCCCATGCCAAGTGCCATCCACGATATGACACGTCCTG GTGTGTTTGGAGGTGAGAAGGGGGACAAATCCGACGTTCGTTTAGGGTGGCGCAGAGCCGATACTGTGTGGGGCAAAGCCGTCACTAAGGGCCAAATCCAGGATCCCTCCGTAACCAACTTCTTCCTTGAGAAAGACTTGCACCCGGGTGCCAAGATGACGTTGCACTTCATCCGGACCATCACCGGCGCTACCCTTCTTCCACGCCAAGTCGCCGACTCCATCCCCTTCTCCTCCGCCAAGCTCCCGGAGATCCTTTCCCGCCTCTCCATCACGCCTAACTCCATCGAAGCCAAGGCCATGAAGATGACCCTTCAAGACTGCGAGGAGCCGGCGATCGATGGAGAGACCAAATACTGCGCCACCTCGGTCGAGGCCATGGTAGATTTCAGCACGTCCAGCCTTGGGACTCGTGACGTCCAAGCCCTGTCGACGGCGGTCGATAGGGAGGGTACACCGAAACAAGTTTACAGCATATCCAAGGTGCAGAAGCAGCCTAGCTCTAAGGTGGTGTTTTGCCACGGTGAGAACTACGCATATGCTGTGTTCTACTGCCACACGATACGCGCAGAGACGTACAAGGTGTCGATGGTCGGGAAGGATGGGACGAAGGTGGAGGCGGTGGCTGCATGCCACACCGACACGTCCGGATTCAACCCCGAGCACGTCGCCTTCAAGGTGCTCAACGTCAAGCCGGGGACGGTGCCCATCTGCCACTCCCTACCGCAGAGCGATATTGTTTGGACTCCCAAAAAATAG